In Pseudovibrio brasiliensis, one DNA window encodes the following:
- a CDS encoding RES family NAD+ phosphorylase, translating to MTTLTLVETDLKAPETHVSWPQYYRLVNSAYPPIDLFEDIADPADWELLAAAESRTNPRLAVTIGNLDLVPVERRVNGIGASYLMAPFTHASPDRAGRFHDGTYGAFYAAKSFETALFETVHHTGNFYAATQEAPGWIAQMRELIGSVDAKLADVTDPRFDMLLHPDDYSASQNFARKLLEDGGDGILYPSVRDEGGMCIAAFYPDVMEAPIQARHFSYHWSGDAIDMIKDLNSGEVFEIAD from the coding sequence GTGACCACGTTAACTCTGGTGGAGACGGACCTGAAAGCTCCAGAAACACATGTCAGCTGGCCCCAATATTATCGTCTGGTCAACTCGGCTTACCCACCCATAGATTTGTTTGAAGACATTGCTGATCCGGCAGACTGGGAGTTGCTGGCCGCAGCTGAAAGCCGCACAAACCCACGCCTTGCAGTGACCATCGGCAATCTGGATCTTGTGCCCGTGGAGCGCCGCGTGAATGGAATTGGTGCCTCCTACCTGATGGCTCCGTTCACCCATGCCTCTCCAGACAGAGCAGGGCGCTTTCATGATGGCACGTATGGCGCGTTTTACGCAGCCAAGTCCTTTGAAACAGCACTCTTTGAAACCGTCCACCACACCGGCAACTTTTATGCAGCCACACAGGAGGCTCCCGGTTGGATTGCGCAGATGCGTGAGCTAATTGGCAGCGTGGATGCAAAACTAGCGGATGTGACCGATCCCCGTTTTGATATGCTTCTGCATCCCGATGATTACTCCGCCTCCCAAAATTTTGCCCGCAAGCTGCTGGAAGATGGCGGTGACGGCATTCTCTACCCTAGTGTGCGCGATGAAGGTGGCATGTGCATCGCGGCCTTCTATCCGGATGTGATGGAGGCTCCTATTCAGGCGCGTCATTTCAGTTACCACTGGAGTGGGGATGCGATTGATATGATCAAGGACCTGAACTCGGGCGAAGTCTTTGAGATTGCCGATTAG
- a CDS encoding MbcA/ParS/Xre antitoxin family protein: MPSLRKIEQPLAPGGPKFTEEEVHAMQRAVINLFDRWQLTDEQATLLLGDIAKRTYQRWKTKHYGRVSVDLAARLSNLLGIHKALRLLFSDPNRGYGWVKRPNTDFGGKTALEIMLGGQLTDLMRVRRYLDAQRGNW, translated from the coding sequence ATGCCTAGTCTTCGCAAGATTGAGCAGCCTTTGGCGCCTGGGGGGCCTAAGTTTACGGAGGAAGAAGTCCATGCCATGCAGCGGGCGGTGATCAACTTGTTTGATCGCTGGCAGTTGACCGATGAGCAGGCCACTTTGTTGCTGGGCGATATTGCCAAGCGTACCTATCAACGCTGGAAGACCAAACATTATGGCCGCGTGAGTGTGGACCTTGCCGCGCGACTTTCCAACCTTCTCGGCATTCATAAAGCCCTGCGCTTGTTGTTCAGCGATCCGAACCGCGGGTATGGCTGGGTAAAGCGGCCCAACACGGATTTCGGCGGCAAGACTGCTCTTGAGATTATGCTGGGCGGGCAGTTGACTGATTTGATGCGCGTGCGCAGATATCTTGATGCGCAGCGAGGCAACTGGTGA
- a CDS encoding autotransporter domain-containing protein has translation MTTPSAAQTVNIIVPNSAPNDASLDTQVITGPITEHSDDLQITVTGGNALGSNATAEIIIRGIKDEIKQDNSGSIRVEVSGGTAGSTASSGTNATADVTIDGIEGTIERDNVGSITAKGVSKTAITSGSGHASVKVNVKAVDDRILGDNLGHLSSYAEAGEATALGSGNADASVEGFGTYLDVHGDNVGTIKAEGYAGTAKSGTGFAYADADITGIDNDLEGENKGLIQIIAKGGQSRADGTEKADSETLAIGVKGYAEANSGTILVDADNRNATATSTGGAAEAAADAYGIHEDLRGSNTGRIDVISSAGQSETVGNGTANSATLAAGVKGYIGANSGLVFVRAAGQDAKATSENGTADASAIASGTKSNLNADNTGEIDVLARAGTASGLQANANATAFGVENTLQGNNSGAIHVEAFAGTAGSDGTIGSGADAIAIAVGVNNYIRGSNSGTVYARGVAGTATTDGALSAEAITNVYAVNNGVEGDNTGSLIAIGYGGKAEAEGSGNASSYTRVMGLFGRLEGSNTGTVFAETRGGIATAHGSGSASASAEAIGVYLGIRDTGASEQPDNLGVVRAIGIGGTASSVGGPAYGYADVTGLDGALGGENKGLIEVQAVGTSATTQANLTAKAEGLAVGIKGDAEANSGTIFVRATGGEAKSGDAAQANGGARAFGIGYVEGTTRYGIEGDFTNSSLIDVKAVAGTANGVQDKAIAYGVVLNGAATLDNSGLILASATGGAGSEAYQVHAGANALTVTSYGILFGDDMEENFSGTIQADGPANVTFDSATLHVHHSNTTKVNEAYELPDLVAGKDVQQFTTLNTDGIVGYGWGAEIVESSWNTKDQQIIFRYAPKVSSPQLVAQQQRGVIDATQRVGARLLSDLMLGQEAAESEGLLLSYDGQPTSDAAKAVADMADVKQPVDQYGVFYAAPLHLYQSNGFEELGYSAHTTGVLTGYNRVISPELIIGANAFYGHSSLEFDGVYDQAKESVDTYGFGVQGAYRMDDVLFSTQSTFYHTSNTYKDSSVQAKESYTSQNLLTRVAAKYIWEHGINTFTPEVGLSHLWHSRGAFSVDNQNAPDVRYDAVNNHQFSVDASLGWTGTYELEEGELKANARAGLRQILGDGGFEDILRSGANGVAYVTNDSDQTLARVSASLDYTKGNFGASVGVLGEYGENTRDTAFFGRVSYKF, from the coding sequence TTGACTACGCCTTCCGCGGCGCAGACGGTGAACATCATCGTCCCCAACAGCGCTCCGAATGATGCGTCTCTTGATACTCAGGTCATTACAGGGCCCATCACGGAACACTCTGATGATTTGCAGATCACAGTCACGGGTGGCAACGCGTTGGGCAGCAATGCAACAGCTGAGATTATCATCCGCGGTATTAAGGATGAGATCAAGCAGGATAACTCAGGAAGCATACGTGTTGAGGTTAGCGGTGGAACGGCTGGTAGTACCGCAAGCTCAGGCACAAATGCAACCGCAGATGTCACGATTGACGGCATTGAAGGCACAATTGAGAGAGACAATGTCGGCTCAATTACTGCCAAAGGCGTAAGTAAGACTGCAATTACGTCTGGCAGTGGACACGCCAGCGTAAAGGTGAACGTTAAGGCAGTTGATGACAGGATCCTCGGAGATAATCTGGGGCACCTGTCCAGCTACGCAGAAGCTGGAGAAGCCACAGCTCTTGGCAGCGGCAACGCTGATGCAAGTGTCGAAGGTTTTGGCACCTACCTCGATGTTCATGGCGATAATGTAGGTACCATCAAAGCAGAAGGATACGCCGGCACCGCGAAAAGTGGTACAGGTTTCGCCTACGCAGATGCAGACATCACTGGCATCGACAACGATCTTGAAGGCGAGAATAAGGGCCTGATTCAGATTATTGCCAAAGGTGGGCAATCGCGGGCGGATGGTACAGAAAAAGCAGATTCTGAAACCCTTGCGATTGGCGTGAAAGGGTATGCGGAAGCGAACAGCGGTACTATCCTTGTTGATGCTGATAACAGAAATGCCACAGCAACCTCCACAGGTGGAGCTGCCGAAGCCGCAGCTGATGCCTATGGTATCCATGAAGATCTTCGGGGGAGCAACACAGGCCGGATTGATGTGATTTCAAGTGCCGGTCAGTCAGAGACTGTTGGCAACGGTACCGCAAATTCTGCAACACTTGCAGCTGGTGTGAAGGGGTACATTGGTGCAAATAGCGGTCTCGTTTTTGTGAGGGCTGCCGGACAAGATGCCAAAGCGACCTCGGAAAACGGAACCGCCGATGCATCTGCGATCGCGTCAGGCACGAAATCTAACCTGAATGCCGATAACACGGGTGAGATTGATGTACTCGCACGTGCCGGAACCGCTTCTGGCCTTCAAGCCAATGCGAATGCGACTGCGTTTGGCGTTGAAAATACGCTCCAAGGCAACAATTCAGGTGCAATTCATGTTGAAGCGTTTGCTGGAACTGCGGGGAGTGATGGAACCATTGGCAGCGGGGCTGATGCAATTGCCATTGCTGTGGGCGTCAATAATTACATCAGAGGAAGTAACAGCGGCACTGTATATGCACGCGGTGTTGCTGGAACCGCAACGACTGACGGGGCGCTTTCAGCTGAGGCCATAACAAATGTGTATGCCGTTAATAACGGGGTAGAAGGTGATAACACAGGCTCTCTGATTGCCATCGGATACGGTGGCAAAGCTGAAGCGGAAGGGAGCGGAAACGCATCTTCATATACTCGTGTCATGGGTCTCTTTGGTCGCCTTGAGGGCTCCAACACAGGAACAGTTTTCGCAGAAACACGAGGCGGGATCGCAACTGCTCATGGCTCAGGCAGTGCCAGTGCCTCAGCAGAGGCGATTGGTGTTTACCTTGGTATCAGAGATACTGGCGCAAGTGAGCAGCCCGATAATCTGGGCGTTGTCAGAGCAATCGGTATTGGTGGAACTGCGAGTTCTGTTGGTGGCCCTGCCTATGGTTATGCAGACGTAACAGGTCTTGATGGTGCATTGGGTGGTGAAAACAAAGGCCTGATCGAAGTGCAGGCGGTTGGGACATCCGCAACAACGCAAGCGAATTTGACCGCAAAGGCTGAAGGCCTTGCCGTCGGGATCAAAGGGGATGCAGAAGCAAACAGCGGAACCATTTTTGTGCGTGCAACAGGCGGAGAAGCTAAGAGCGGTGATGCTGCTCAAGCCAATGGTGGCGCACGCGCCTTCGGTATCGGCTATGTCGAAGGTACAACGCGCTATGGCATTGAAGGTGATTTCACCAACTCAAGCCTCATTGATGTAAAGGCGGTTGCCGGCACTGCAAACGGTGTTCAGGACAAAGCCATTGCATATGGTGTTGTGCTCAATGGGGCAGCGACGCTCGACAACAGTGGTTTGATCCTGGCATCCGCGACCGGTGGTGCGGGGTCTGAGGCGTATCAGGTGCATGCCGGGGCCAATGCGTTGACTGTAACGTCCTACGGTATTCTCTTCGGGGATGATATGGAGGAGAACTTCAGCGGTACCATTCAAGCCGATGGTCCGGCCAATGTGACCTTTGACAGTGCCACCCTTCACGTCCACCATTCCAACACCACAAAGGTCAACGAGGCCTATGAACTGCCGGATCTTGTGGCCGGTAAGGATGTTCAGCAGTTCACCACGCTCAATACGGATGGCATTGTTGGCTACGGTTGGGGCGCAGAGATTGTTGAGAGCAGCTGGAACACCAAGGATCAGCAGATCATCTTCAGATACGCGCCGAAGGTCTCCAGCCCACAGTTGGTTGCGCAGCAACAGCGCGGTGTGATTGATGCGACGCAGCGGGTTGGTGCACGGTTGCTGAGTGATCTGATGCTTGGGCAGGAAGCTGCCGAGAGTGAGGGCCTGCTGCTTTCCTATGACGGACAGCCGACATCAGACGCGGCAAAGGCTGTTGCGGATATGGCAGATGTGAAACAGCCAGTTGATCAGTATGGCGTGTTCTACGCAGCTCCTCTGCATCTTTACCAGAGCAATGGTTTTGAGGAGCTCGGTTACTCTGCCCACACAACCGGCGTTCTGACAGGCTACAACCGTGTAATCTCTCCTGAACTGATTATCGGCGCCAACGCTTTTTATGGTCACAGCTCATTGGAGTTTGATGGCGTTTATGATCAGGCCAAAGAGAGCGTAGACACCTACGGGTTTGGCGTTCAAGGCGCGTACCGCATGGATGATGTGCTCTTCAGTACGCAGAGTACCTTCTATCACACCAGCAACACCTACAAGGACAGCTCTGTTCAAGCCAAAGAGAGCTATACCAGCCAGAACCTGCTGACCCGTGTTGCTGCCAAGTACATCTGGGAGCATGGCATCAACACCTTCACACCGGAGGTTGGCCTGAGCCATCTCTGGCACTCTCGCGGGGCATTCTCTGTCGATAATCAGAATGCGCCGGATGTTCGCTATGATGCGGTCAACAACCACCAGTTCTCCGTTGATGCATCCCTAGGCTGGACGGGCACCTATGAGCTCGAAGAAGGTGAGTTGAAGGCCAATGCGCGCGCTGGCCTGCGTCAGATCCTGGGTGATGGTGGTTTTGAAGATATCCTGCGATCCGGTGCAAACGGCGTTGCTTATGTGACCAACGATAGTGATCAGACATTGGCCCGCGTCTCAGCCTCACTGGACTACACCAAAGGCAACTTCGGGGCATCTGTTGGTGTGCTCGGTGAGTACGGCGAAAACACACGTGATACGGCGTTCTTTGGCCGTGTTTCCTACAAGTTCTGA
- a CDS encoding YcnI family protein, with product MKTLFLSVLSLSLLAVASSASAHATLEQKEAEVGSTYKGIIRIGHGCDGQATLKVRVEIPEGVVSVKPMPKAGWKLETQTGPYAKSYEYYGRTLKEGVKQITWTGTLQHEHYDEFVFRGKLHKTLAPGQTLYFKTTQECADGENAWVELPAEGQNSHDLKRPAPGVHLTKPSEHSH from the coding sequence ATGAAAACTCTATTTTTATCAGTGCTTTCGCTCTCACTGCTGGCGGTAGCTTCCAGCGCTTCTGCGCACGCAACGCTGGAGCAAAAAGAGGCAGAAGTTGGCAGCACCTACAAAGGCATTATCCGTATAGGCCATGGCTGCGATGGACAGGCGACCCTCAAGGTACGCGTTGAAATTCCGGAGGGTGTAGTTTCGGTCAAACCAATGCCCAAAGCCGGATGGAAGCTGGAAACCCAAACCGGTCCTTATGCCAAAAGCTACGAGTACTACGGCAGAACTCTCAAGGAAGGCGTCAAGCAGATCACCTGGACCGGCACCTTGCAGCACGAGCACTATGACGAATTCGTCTTCCGCGGCAAACTGCACAAAACACTGGCGCCCGGCCAGACGCTCTACTTCAAAACCACGCAGGAATGCGCTGATGGCGAAAACGCATGGGTCGAACTCCCAGCCGAGGGTCAGAACAGCCACGACCTGAAACGCCCAGCCCCAGGTGTGCACCTGACCAAACCATCCGAGCATTCACACTAA
- a CDS encoding DJ-1/PfpI family protein, whose protein sequence is MKRYRIGYIAMPGFNESELGEMQAVLGINPLNRPVIIGATTTPVTGQHGLTLVPNADFTDCTPLDVLVIPDIPSAAQDDPALHAFLAEQCARVAYVVASSGGVLALAKADVLEGKAATADDEGTKLLAEYGAKPVFERKAVVDGKFHTAGHSTGMIEAAFIVLEKLRGTRFAKFAELTLEYDPHCQFSGNTPKDPVDLAACDAPTIAVALPSGCYLPDFLGAVEVLSAFPNSTLHVVSHDKTPVQCLLGPKIIPTSTFAECPQVDFVIQGATQPLLLKDKELLDFIRRQEPAAKGMISVCAGTLVYAAAGILEGKTATSNYHHTPLLDKLGAKSSGTEVAVDGKFYSAGPAIGSYEVALKAVRDVYGVDVAAHIEQNVLEYAPNPLFNVGSPEKAGKFMALLGKYLFAPTLPLYLSAGRKGAKYVKSLA, encoded by the coding sequence ATGAAACGCTACCGTATCGGTTATATCGCAATGCCCGGGTTCAATGAATCCGAACTTGGCGAGATGCAGGCCGTTCTGGGTATCAATCCGCTCAATCGCCCTGTGATCATTGGCGCCACCACAACACCAGTAACTGGTCAGCATGGCCTGACCCTTGTGCCAAACGCTGATTTTACGGACTGCACGCCGCTGGATGTTCTGGTCATTCCGGATATTCCGAGTGCAGCTCAGGATGATCCGGCACTCCATGCCTTTCTGGCAGAGCAGTGCGCGCGCGTGGCATATGTGGTTGCCTCCAGCGGTGGTGTATTAGCCCTTGCCAAGGCTGATGTATTGGAAGGGAAAGCCGCAACAGCTGATGATGAGGGCACAAAACTGCTAGCGGAATACGGCGCAAAGCCTGTGTTTGAGCGCAAGGCTGTGGTGGATGGCAAGTTCCACACCGCAGGTCATTCCACCGGTATGATCGAAGCTGCGTTCATCGTGTTGGAAAAACTGCGCGGCACCCGCTTTGCCAAGTTTGCCGAACTTACTTTGGAATACGACCCGCACTGCCAGTTCTCTGGAAACACCCCAAAGGATCCAGTGGATCTGGCTGCATGCGATGCTCCAACCATCGCTGTGGCACTGCCCTCAGGTTGTTATTTGCCAGACTTCCTGGGGGCAGTCGAAGTTCTGAGCGCGTTCCCCAACTCAACACTTCACGTGGTCTCCCATGACAAAACGCCAGTTCAGTGTTTGCTTGGCCCGAAGATCATACCAACCTCAACCTTCGCCGAATGTCCTCAGGTTGACTTCGTCATTCAGGGCGCAACGCAACCCTTGCTGCTAAAAGACAAGGAACTGCTGGATTTCATTAGAAGACAGGAACCAGCTGCAAAAGGCATGATTTCCGTCTGCGCAGGTACATTGGTGTATGCGGCAGCTGGCATTTTAGAAGGCAAAACAGCTACATCCAATTATCACCACACCCCTTTGCTGGATAAGCTCGGTGCCAAATCCAGCGGAACAGAGGTGGCTGTTGATGGCAAGTTTTACAGCGCAGGCCCGGCCATCGGCTCCTACGAGGTCGCCCTGAAGGCAGTCCGCGATGTGTATGGCGTGGATGTCGCCGCTCACATTGAACAGAACGTGCTGGAGTACGCGCCCAATCCGCTCTTTAACGTGGGCTCCCCGGAGAAAGCCGGTAAGTTCATGGCTCTCCTCGGCAAATACCTGTTTGCCCCAACACTGCCTCTCTACCTGAGTGCAGGCCGGAAAGGGGCCAAATATGTGAAGTCATTGGCCTAA
- a CDS encoding TetR/AcrR family transcriptional regulator, with translation MASMINHMPVVELLSHYGIQKATMGNLAEAVGCTRQTLYNRFKTKDRVRDWALLEYMTEVNEAAIAVLDNAPADAPLGAVLEAFERWGGDQVAMVRGSPHGVDILEGGMQLIACKTETPIDRFEQRLEKFIESRRLSPTPAETTMVLVMAAKGVFVSCADAKDYSEKMEAVVKALLGAVQTV, from the coding sequence ATGGCATCAATGATCAATCATATGCCCGTGGTCGAGCTGCTCAGCCACTACGGGATTCAGAAAGCAACCATGGGTAATCTGGCAGAGGCTGTCGGGTGCACACGGCAGACGCTGTACAACCGGTTCAAAACCAAGGACCGTGTACGCGACTGGGCGCTGCTGGAATATATGACCGAGGTGAATGAGGCCGCGATTGCCGTGTTGGATAACGCGCCAGCAGACGCGCCGTTGGGAGCTGTGCTGGAAGCGTTCGAGCGCTGGGGTGGTGATCAGGTTGCCATGGTGCGCGGCTCACCCCATGGTGTGGACATTCTGGAAGGTGGCATGCAGCTGATCGCCTGCAAGACAGAAACGCCTATCGATCGCTTCGAGCAACGCTTAGAAAAATTCATCGAAAGCAGGCGTCTCTCCCCTACTCCGGCGGAGACAACCATGGTGTTGGTGATGGCGGCCAAAGGGGTATTTGTCTCCTGCGCGGACGCGAAAGACTACTCGGAAAAAATGGAGGCGGTGGTCAAAGCTTTGCTCGGAGCAGTACAGACTGTGTAA
- a CDS encoding type 1 glutamine amidotransferase domain-containing protein, with amino-acid sequence MNVLMVLTSHDKLGNTGEKTGFWLEELAAPYYVFKDAGATITLASPAGGQPPLDPKSDLPDFQTPATDRFKADRAANEALANTVKLESVSADAFDAVFYPGGHGPLWDLVDNTASISLIEQLNSANKPVGVVCHASAALVNAKAADGSALVKGKKVTGFSNTEEDAVQLTDVVPLLVEDALQEKGAIYEKGPDWGSFILEDGNLISGQNPASSEAAANAVLARLR; translated from the coding sequence ATGAACGTGCTTATGGTCCTCACATCCCACGACAAGCTGGGCAACACAGGCGAGAAAACCGGCTTCTGGCTGGAAGAACTCGCGGCACCTTATTACGTCTTCAAAGACGCTGGCGCGACAATCACTCTGGCATCTCCTGCTGGTGGCCAGCCACCGCTGGACCCAAAAAGCGACCTGCCGGACTTCCAGACACCAGCCACTGACCGCTTCAAAGCAGACCGCGCCGCCAATGAAGCATTGGCAAACACTGTGAAGCTGGAAAGCGTCTCCGCGGATGCATTTGATGCCGTATTCTATCCGGGCGGTCATGGCCCGCTTTGGGATCTGGTGGACAATACTGCCTCTATCTCATTGATTGAGCAGCTGAACTCTGCGAACAAGCCCGTTGGCGTTGTCTGTCATGCCTCTGCCGCATTGGTCAACGCTAAGGCTGCGGATGGCTCCGCTCTGGTGAAGGGCAAAAAGGTCACCGGCTTTTCCAACACAGAAGAAGATGCTGTTCAGCTGACAGATGTTGTGCCGCTGCTGGTGGAAGATGCCTTGCAGGAAAAAGGCGCGATCTATGAGAAAGGCCCGGACTGGGGCTCCTTCATTCTGGAAGATGGCAATCTCATCTCCGGTCAGAACCCGGCATCCTCAGAAGCAGCAGCCAACGCCGTTCTGGCCCGCCTACGCTAA
- a CDS encoding NADP-dependent oxidoreductase, whose product MPQNTEVNRQIVLAERPVGAPTSKNFRLEEAAIPTPGEGEMLLRTVYLSLDPYMRGRMSDAKSYADPVEIGDAMVGGTVSVVVKSNLKGFAEGDWVVSLGGWQDYSISNGEMVFNLGKEPAMPSWALGIMGMPGFTAYAGLLEIGEPKPGETIAVAAATGPVGATVGQIGKIKGCRVVGIAGGAEKCKHAVDNLGFDVCLDRNSSTFAQDLKDACPDGIDVYFENVGGAVFDAVLPLLNANARIPLCGLISQYNATSLPDGPDRMGMLMGTLLVKKIRMQGFIIFDSFPNLYPKFAADMQQWIAQGKVKYREQMVDGLENAPEAFMGLLEGKNFGKVVIKVGD is encoded by the coding sequence ATGCCGCAGAATACTGAAGTAAACCGCCAGATTGTGCTGGCGGAACGTCCTGTTGGGGCTCCAACATCCAAAAACTTTCGTCTTGAAGAAGCTGCGATCCCAACACCGGGTGAAGGCGAGATGCTGCTGCGGACAGTCTATCTGTCTCTCGACCCGTATATGCGCGGTCGTATGAGCGATGCCAAATCCTATGCAGATCCGGTGGAAATTGGCGATGCCATGGTCGGTGGCACTGTTTCTGTCGTGGTGAAATCCAACCTGAAAGGCTTTGCCGAAGGTGACTGGGTGGTGAGCCTGGGCGGTTGGCAGGACTACTCAATTTCCAATGGCGAGATGGTGTTCAATCTTGGCAAAGAGCCAGCAATGCCATCCTGGGCGCTTGGCATTATGGGCATGCCAGGCTTCACAGCCTATGCAGGTCTTCTGGAAATCGGCGAGCCGAAACCTGGTGAAACCATTGCTGTTGCTGCAGCAACCGGCCCTGTTGGCGCAACCGTTGGCCAGATCGGCAAGATCAAAGGCTGCCGTGTTGTTGGCATCGCTGGCGGCGCTGAAAAGTGCAAGCATGCCGTTGATAACCTCGGCTTCGACGTCTGCCTTGACCGCAACTCCTCAACCTTTGCACAGGACCTGAAAGACGCCTGTCCGGATGGAATTGACGTTTATTTTGAGAATGTTGGCGGCGCAGTGTTTGATGCGGTTCTGCCGCTGCTCAACGCCAACGCACGCATTCCGCTGTGTGGATTGATCTCGCAGTACAACGCAACCAGTCTGCCGGATGGTCCGGACCGGATGGGTATGCTGATGGGTACTTTGCTGGTGAAGAAGATCCGCATGCAGGGCTTTATCATCTTTGACAGTTTCCCAAATCTTTACCCTAAATTCGCGGCAGATATGCAGCAGTGGATTGCGCAGGGTAAAGTGAAGTACCGCGAGCAAATGGTAGACGGTTTGGAAAATGCGCCAGAAGCTTTCATGGGCCTCCTGGAAGGTAAGAACTTCGGCAAAGTTGTCATAAAAGTCGGCGACTAA
- a CDS encoding Ohr family peroxiredoxin, with amino-acid sequence MKVFYDTDITAENGRSAKPTLSDEAAKIRVTPPGVEGPGITPEELFAVGYASCFEHSLKMVSGHKEYPLNSIEVRAEGNVIEKAEGGYVLDIDLHLEFSGLTREQADDVIQTAHSLCPYSNAICGNVDLRVYTKLNS; translated from the coding sequence ATGAAAGTCTTCTATGACACTGACATCACAGCAGAAAACGGACGCTCCGCCAAACCGACGTTGAGCGACGAAGCTGCTAAAATTCGAGTGACCCCTCCGGGAGTTGAAGGCCCAGGCATTACACCGGAAGAACTCTTCGCGGTGGGATATGCCTCTTGCTTTGAACACTCACTAAAGATGGTTTCCGGACACAAGGAATATCCGTTGAACTCCATTGAAGTGCGTGCAGAAGGCAACGTTATCGAGAAAGCAGAGGGGGGATATGTACTGGACATTGACCTGCATCTGGAATTCTCCGGTTTGACCCGTGAGCAAGCCGATGACGTAATCCAGACAGCTCACAGTCTTTGCCCGTACTCCAACGCAATTTGTGGCAACGTGGACCTGCGCGTTTACACCAAGCTGAATTCATAA
- a CDS encoding TetR/AcrR family transcriptional regulator: protein MKMKKSEATRQHILETGRKLIAEQGFSSMGLSVLLKTAGVPKGSFYHYFESKEHFGCVLVQQYLDEYMRSLDALLATEALSMREKLFQYWHLWENYQHSEDASKHCLIVKLSAEIADISEDMRELLAQMTTRVEKRLGDIIEAGIKDGSMAPKLEARMAAQVLYQMWLGASLIGKVTRDKKPLQKALEVTEIMLPAA from the coding sequence ATGAAGATGAAGAAGAGTGAAGCCACCCGTCAACACATCCTGGAAACCGGGCGTAAGTTGATAGCAGAGCAAGGTTTTTCCAGCATGGGCCTGAGCGTACTGCTGAAAACTGCCGGAGTCCCGAAAGGCTCGTTTTATCATTACTTCGAATCCAAAGAGCACTTCGGTTGCGTATTGGTTCAGCAATACCTAGATGAATATATGAGAAGCTTGGATGCCCTGCTTGCGACAGAGGCTCTGAGCATGCGTGAAAAGCTGTTCCAGTACTGGCACCTTTGGGAGAACTATCAACACTCCGAGGATGCCTCGAAGCACTGTCTGATCGTAAAGCTGAGCGCAGAAATAGCAGACATTTCTGAAGATATGAGAGAGCTGTTGGCCCAGATGACCACCAGAGTAGAGAAACGTTTAGGCGACATCATAGAAGCCGGGATTAAAGACGGTTCCATGGCACCTAAGTTAGAAGCCAGAATGGCTGCTCAGGTGCTCTACCAGATGTGGCTTGGCGCCAGCCTCATCGGAAAAGTTACACGAGATAAGAAACCACTCCAGAAAGCACTGGAGGTCACAGAGATAATGCTGCCTGCTGCATAA
- a CDS encoding TetR/AcrR family transcriptional regulator: MSDADSTHAGYSENSPALVSKSAILEAAICCFEKFGYFETTYADIAANAGLKVKDVTSIFPTKDEVLAEYITTYEDDLRMQLEGHEDPDATQLEQIYYICKTSLIFLRTHKVITAIWFEFYRHNVAKVVLRRFFGQIKARLAKLVSEGIEQGTIKKKNEQDVVEAIIALVEGTLIISRLEESTDFEQRFDNSWAIMEEGLRA; encoded by the coding sequence ATGAGTGACGCGGACAGCACCCACGCAGGGTATTCAGAGAACTCCCCAGCCCTAGTCTCCAAGTCAGCAATTCTGGAAGCAGCGATCTGCTGCTTTGAAAAATTCGGTTATTTTGAAACCACTTACGCGGACATCGCCGCTAACGCGGGCCTGAAGGTTAAGGACGTCACGAGCATCTTTCCAACCAAGGATGAAGTGCTCGCGGAGTACATCACCACCTATGAAGACGACCTGCGTATGCAGCTGGAAGGGCATGAAGACCCCGATGCCACACAGCTGGAACAGATCTACTACATCTGCAAGACATCGCTGATTTTCCTGCGGACGCATAAGGTTATCACCGCGATCTGGTTTGAGTTCTATCGCCACAACGTGGCCAAGGTGGTTCTGCGCCGGTTCTTCGGCCAAATTAAAGCACGCCTTGCCAAGCTGGTGAGTGAAGGCATTGAGCAGGGAACCATCAAGAAGAAGAACGAGCAGGATGTGGTGGAAGCCATCATCGCGCTTGTGGAAGGTACGCTGATCATTTCGCGGCTGGAAGAGTCTACTGATTTCGAGCAGCGCTTCGATAACTCGTGGGCGATCATGGAAGAGGGGCTGCGGGCATAA